The following proteins come from a genomic window of Flavobacterium eburneipallidum:
- a CDS encoding aldo/keto reductase yields the protein MNYRKLGKTNFSISEIALGTWQVGGKWGSPFNDKTADELINTAIDKGVNFIDTADVYENGLSETAVGRVVRSRSERIYVATKCGRHINPHVNEGYQPKVLQKFVEDSLKRTGLETLDLIQLHCPPTEVYYRPEIFELFDRLKEQGKIQNLGVSVEKVEEGLKAIQYPNVTTVQIIFNLFRQRPSELFFQEAQKKDIGIIARVPLASGLLTGLFDTKTTFGEQDHRNFNRKGAAFDKGETFSGIDYELGLKAVAALKDLFPEATNLAPIALQWILSFPEISCIIPGASKSSHVESNLSVYDLPKLTPEKIAAMNAIYEQYIKSEVHQLW from the coding sequence ATGAACTACAGAAAATTAGGCAAAACGAATTTCAGCATATCAGAAATAGCATTGGGAACTTGGCAAGTGGGCGGAAAATGGGGTTCGCCTTTCAATGATAAAACTGCTGATGAATTGATTAATACCGCTATTGATAAGGGTGTGAATTTTATTGATACCGCCGATGTTTATGAAAACGGTTTGAGCGAAACTGCCGTAGGAAGAGTGGTTCGCTCTCGTTCGGAACGCATTTATGTGGCTACTAAATGTGGTCGTCACATCAATCCGCATGTGAATGAGGGTTACCAACCCAAAGTCCTGCAAAAATTCGTAGAAGATAGTTTGAAAAGAACAGGACTCGAAACTTTGGATTTAATCCAATTGCATTGTCCGCCAACCGAAGTATATTATCGTCCCGAAATCTTCGAATTGTTTGACCGATTGAAAGAACAAGGAAAGATTCAAAACTTGGGCGTAAGCGTCGAAAAAGTAGAAGAAGGACTAAAAGCTATTCAATATCCAAACGTAACGACGGTTCAAATTATTTTTAACTTGTTTCGTCAGCGACCTTCTGAATTATTCTTTCAAGAAGCACAAAAAAAGGATATTGGAATTATTGCCAGAGTACCATTAGCCAGCGGACTTTTGACAGGACTATTCGATACCAAAACTACTTTTGGCGAACAAGATCACCGAAATTTCAACCGCAAAGGAGCAGCTTTCGACAAAGGAGAAACTTTTTCTGGAATTGATTACGAATTGGGATTGAAAGCCGTTGCCGCTTTGAAAGACTTATTTCCCGAAGCAACTAATTTAGCACCTATTGCGCTACAGTGGATTTTGAGTTTTCCAGAAATCAGTTGTATTATTCCGGGAGCTTCTAAAAGCAGTCATGTGGAATCTAACTTATCGGTTTATGATTTACCTAAATTAACTCCCGAAAAAATTGCTGCTATGAATGCTATTTATGAGCAATACATCAAATCCGAAGTGCATCAATTGTGGTAA
- a CDS encoding sensor histidine kinase → MKLYSKLSTISFLKNSYVNKFLFVTFLGIHIPLIGLLFFVLLGKNHPSNDTIIVFILLMTLLATGLTLLTLKRLIKPIEVASRALNEYRINRTVSQLPTTFDDEAGLLLRNIQKSISENEEYRSDKEDLVYLLSHDLRNFAGNAQALAKLILDEKPSQEVVEYANLIDQTTSQQFVFIETFIKLIQEEDEISKKIQVVKDIKIKTLLGIVNDQVGQKLAAKGIQMLTNVTVKKAKLKIDQDLLIRVLVNLIDNAIKFSFPDSEIKISVTTKNKELIFEVSDTGIGFDSKYSEALFKKFTNQGRLGTANESSTGIGLYLCKKIVEKHEGKLFAKSEGVNKGASFFVIFENIN, encoded by the coding sequence ATGAAATTATACAGCAAGTTATCTACAATTAGTTTTCTTAAGAATAGTTACGTTAACAAGTTTCTTTTTGTAACCTTTCTGGGAATTCATATTCCACTGATAGGATTGTTATTTTTTGTTTTGTTAGGAAAAAATCATCCATCCAATGACACAATCATTGTATTCATCTTGCTAATGACTTTGCTAGCAACAGGACTTACTTTGCTTACTTTAAAAAGACTTATCAAGCCAATAGAAGTCGCCTCAAGAGCATTGAATGAATATCGAATTAATAGAACGGTGTCTCAATTGCCAACCACTTTTGATGATGAAGCGGGATTGTTGTTGCGTAATATTCAAAAATCGATCTCCGAAAATGAAGAATATCGTTCGGATAAAGAAGATTTGGTGTACTTACTTTCACATGATTTAAGGAATTTTGCAGGAAATGCACAAGCGTTGGCCAAACTTATTTTAGATGAAAAACCCTCACAAGAAGTTGTAGAATATGCTAATTTGATTGATCAAACGACTAGTCAGCAATTTGTTTTTATTGAAACCTTTATTAAATTGATTCAAGAAGAAGATGAAATTTCTAAAAAGATACAGGTCGTAAAAGACATTAAAATAAAAACACTTTTAGGTATAGTAAACGATCAAGTTGGGCAAAAACTAGCTGCCAAAGGAATTCAAATGTTAACCAATGTTACAGTAAAAAAAGCAAAACTGAAAATAGACCAAGATTTACTCATTCGAGTTTTGGTTAATTTGATTGATAATGCTATAAAATTTTCGTTTCCCGATAGTGAGATAAAAATTAGTGTGACAACTAAAAATAAGGAACTAATTTTTGAAGTATCTGACACAGGAATTGGTTTTGACTCCAAATACAGCGAAGCTCTTTTCAAAAAATTCACCAATCAAGGTCGTTTGGGAACTGCCAATGAATCATCAACTGGAATTGGATTGTATTTGTGCAAAAAAATAGTCGAAAAACACGAAGGAAAACTCTTTGCAAAAAGCGAAGGAGTCAATAAAGGAGCTTCATTTTTTGTTATTTTTGAAAATATAAATTGA
- the yidC gene encoding membrane protein insertase YidC: protein MEEKKLDLNSIIGFVLIFGILIWIMYQNKPSEAEIAAEKAKKEQQAKATANKLVANKTAVAPVAVMAGDSTQLVQLQKTLGSFAYSATLPSAKNDFTTIENEVIKLKIANKGGYIVEASLKNYEKFQKGSGQLVELIKDNNANLNIQLQTNDNRTLNTKDLFFEPTLSKLGADQILSMKLKSGANEFLEYKYILKPNDYMIGFDLRSQGLNKVLNISKPLDLQWELKTFRNEKSISYENRYAEVHFEYEDGKTDYVGQGNDKEETPEKVSYIAFKQHFFTSILLTDKAFETSKLQSNNLVKDETIDTTFTKDFKANVPLAFSNGEIDYKMSWYFGPSDYKTLKSYDKNLEKVIPLGWGIFGWINKFIFIPLFAFLSSTIGLALGIAIIVFTIIIKIAMSPITYKSFLSQAKMKVLRPEITELGEKFKKDPMKKQQETMKLYNKAGVNPMAGCIPALIQIPFMYASFQFFPSALELRQKSFLWADDLSSFDSIYQLPFHIPLYGSHISLFPILAAIAIFFYMKMTSGDQQMAAPQQEGMPDMAKMMKIMIYVSPIMMLIFFNSYGAGLSLYNFISNLITIGIMFVIKNYIVDSDKIHAQIQENKLKEPKKQSKFQQKLQEVMEQAEAEKAKNKKK from the coding sequence ATGGAAGAAAAAAAATTAGACCTCAATTCGATTATTGGTTTCGTATTGATTTTTGGAATCTTGATTTGGATTATGTACCAAAACAAACCATCGGAAGCAGAAATTGCCGCTGAAAAAGCCAAAAAAGAACAACAAGCTAAAGCAACTGCCAATAAATTAGTGGCAAATAAAACTGCGGTAGCTCCTGTAGCAGTTATGGCTGGCGATTCAACTCAATTGGTTCAACTACAAAAAACACTTGGTAGTTTTGCTTATTCTGCGACTCTTCCATCGGCTAAAAACGATTTTACAACTATCGAAAATGAAGTTATAAAATTGAAAATCGCCAACAAAGGAGGTTATATCGTTGAAGCGAGTTTGAAGAACTACGAAAAATTTCAAAAAGGGTCAGGACAATTGGTTGAATTGATAAAAGACAACAATGCCAATTTGAATATTCAGTTGCAAACCAATGATAATCGTACTTTAAATACTAAAGATTTATTTTTTGAACCTACTTTATCCAAATTAGGAGCAGATCAAATCCTTTCGATGAAATTGAAATCGGGAGCCAACGAATTTTTGGAATACAAATACATTTTGAAACCAAACGATTATATGATTGGTTTTGATTTGCGTTCTCAAGGATTGAATAAAGTGTTGAATATTTCGAAACCATTGGATTTACAATGGGAGTTGAAGACATTCCGCAACGAAAAAAGTATTTCTTATGAGAATCGTTATGCTGAAGTGCATTTCGAATACGAAGATGGAAAAACAGATTATGTAGGACAAGGAAATGATAAAGAAGAAACTCCTGAAAAAGTAAGTTATATTGCTTTCAAACAGCATTTTTTCACCTCTATATTATTGACAGACAAAGCGTTCGAAACTTCTAAATTACAATCGAATAACTTGGTCAAAGACGAAACAATAGATACTACTTTTACCAAAGATTTTAAAGCTAATGTTCCTTTGGCTTTTAGCAATGGCGAAATCGATTATAAAATGAGCTGGTACTTTGGACCATCAGATTATAAAACATTAAAGTCTTATGATAAAAATTTAGAAAAAGTAATCCCACTAGGTTGGGGAATTTTTGGATGGATTAATAAGTTTATTTTCATTCCATTATTTGCTTTTTTGAGTTCAACAATTGGATTAGCATTAGGAATTGCGATTATTGTTTTTACGATTATTATCAAAATTGCTATGTCGCCTATTACGTATAAATCATTCTTGTCGCAAGCCAAGATGAAAGTATTGCGTCCTGAAATTACCGAATTGGGAGAAAAATTCAAAAAAGACCCGATGAAAAAGCAACAAGAAACGATGAAGTTGTACAACAAAGCGGGTGTAAATCCTATGGCGGGTTGTATTCCAGCTTTGATTCAGATTCCGTTTATGTATGCTTCGTTTCAGTTTTTTCCATCGGCTTTGGAGTTGAGACAAAAAAGTTTCCTTTGGGCAGACGATTTATCTTCATTTGACTCTATTTATCAATTGCCTTTCCATATTCCTTTGTACGGAAGTCATATTAGTTTGTTCCCAATTTTGGCAGCAATTGCGATTTTCTTTTATATGAAAATGACTTCTGGCGACCAACAAATGGCTGCGCCTCAACAAGAAGGAATGCCAGATATGGCCAAGATGATGAAGATTATGATTTATGTTTCGCCAATCATGATGTTGATTTTCTTTAATAGTTATGGTGCAGGATTGAGTTTGTATAACTTTATTTCGAACTTAATTACCATTGGAATTATGTTTGTAATTAAAAATTACATAGTTGATTCAGACAAGATTCATGCTCAAATTCAAGAGAATAAATTGAAAGAGCCTAAAAAACAGAGCAAGTTCCAACAAAAATTACAAGAAGTAATGGAACAAGCAGAAGCCGAAAAGGCAAAGAATAAAAAGAAATAG
- a CDS encoding CTP synthase, with translation MNQTKYIFVTGGVTSSLGKGIIAASLAKLLQGRGYRTTIQKFDPYLNVDPGTLNPYEHGECYVTDDGAETDLDLGHYERFLNVPTSQANNVTTGRIYLSVIEKERRGEFLGKTVQVVPHITNEIKERMQLLGQSGDFDIVITEIGGTVGDIESLPYIESVRQLVWDLGENNAIVIHLTLIPYLAAAGELKTKPTQHSVKTLMESGIKADILVCRTEHEISAEIRNKLALFCNVKKEAVIQSIDASTIYEVPNLMLEEGLDVVALKKLDLPKKAAPDLKTWNTFLRRLKHPKHTVNIGLIGKYVEMQDCYKSILEAFIHAGAANETKVNVISIHSEFLDATDVAEKFAGLDGILVAPGFGERGIEGKIEAVRYARENKMPFFGICLGMQMATIEYSRNVLGLADANSTEMNPDTKHPVVNLMEDQKNITDKGGTMRLGAWKCEIKPDTLAHRIYGATTISERHRHRYEFNSEYLEQLQKGGLKASGVNPETGLVEIVELEDHPFYIGVQYHPEYKSTVENPHPLFVNFVAAVVKTKKK, from the coding sequence ATGAATCAAACAAAATATATTTTTGTTACAGGTGGTGTAACCTCTTCTTTAGGGAAGGGAATTATTGCAGCTTCATTAGCAAAATTATTACAAGGAAGAGGATATAGAACAACAATTCAAAAGTTTGACCCGTACCTTAACGTTGATCCGGGAACACTAAATCCTTACGAACACGGAGAATGTTACGTGACCGATGATGGAGCCGAAACTGATTTGGATTTAGGACATTATGAGCGATTCTTGAACGTACCTACTTCACAGGCGAATAATGTTACCACAGGTAGAATCTATCTTTCGGTTATCGAAAAAGAAAGAAGAGGTGAATTTCTTGGAAAAACCGTTCAGGTGGTTCCTCATATTACCAACGAAATTAAGGAAAGAATGCAATTGCTAGGTCAATCTGGCGATTTTGACATTGTAATTACCGAAATTGGAGGAACTGTCGGTGATATTGAATCTCTACCTTATATAGAGTCTGTTCGTCAATTGGTTTGGGATTTGGGCGAAAATAACGCTATTGTTATTCACTTAACTCTAATTCCTTATTTGGCAGCAGCTGGAGAATTGAAAACAAAACCAACTCAACATTCTGTTAAAACGTTGATGGAAAGTGGTATCAAAGCTGATATTTTGGTATGTAGAACCGAACATGAAATTTCAGCAGAAATCCGTAATAAATTAGCCTTGTTCTGCAACGTTAAAAAAGAAGCCGTAATTCAATCTATCGATGCTTCAACGATTTATGAAGTTCCTAATTTAATGTTGGAAGAAGGATTAGATGTTGTGGCTTTGAAGAAATTAGACTTACCTAAAAAAGCCGCTCCAGATTTAAAAACTTGGAACACTTTCTTGCGCAGATTGAAACACCCAAAACATACCGTAAATATCGGTTTGATAGGTAAATATGTCGAAATGCAAGATTGCTACAAATCTATTTTGGAAGCTTTTATTCACGCAGGTGCTGCCAATGAAACTAAAGTAAACGTGATTTCTATTCACTCTGAATTTTTGGATGCTACAGATGTGGCAGAAAAATTTGCAGGTTTAGATGGTATTCTTGTTGCTCCAGGTTTTGGAGAAAGAGGAATTGAAGGAAAAATTGAAGCCGTACGTTATGCTCGTGAAAACAAAATGCCGTTTTTCGGAATTTGTTTGGGGATGCAAATGGCTACTATCGAATATTCAAGAAATGTGTTAGGTTTAGCAGATGCTAATTCGACTGAAATGAATCCAGATACGAAACATCCTGTGGTCAACTTGATGGAAGACCAAAAAAACATTACCGACAAAGGAGGAACAATGCGTCTTGGAGCTTGGAAATGCGAAATAAAACCAGATACTTTGGCTCATAGAATTTATGGTGCAACTACTATTTCGGAGCGTCACCGTCACCGTTATGAGTTTAATAGCGAGTATTTAGAGCAATTGCAAAAAGGTGGATTAAAAGCTTCGGGAGTAAATCCTGAAACAGGTTTAGTTGAAATTGTAGAATTAGAAGATCACCCTTTTTATATTGGCGTACAATACCATCCAGAATACAAAAGTACCGTTGAAAATCCACACCCACTTTTTGTAAATTTTGTTGCAGCAGTAGTTAAGACAAAGAAAAAATAA
- a CDS encoding hybrid sensor histidine kinase/response regulator: MAFKTLFFLLFFATSYSQYIFKDTIERDEISLHPYTTIADVGQQKLAIDFVKNNFNTLHSVALKTENDDLGFTQNNFWTQTQLENQTNKQLIYYLETARPMTDVVELYELNNHNIVLKKQVSGDNIPYSERSFDNRKTIFKIEIAPKSKLKLFLHLKSDGEVVKIPLKLYSADSFIKQSSKEQLIFGLFYGILIVAAIIYFFFYFALNEKIFLYYSLYVVFVGLLQFALDGFFFQFLAPDAGWFSNHAVLLIAIIAVFLTGKYSEEYLRIKEYNKKIYSVIKGAYFLLFLLLLIAIFMPRALLFSYVLVNVFSLLFLILIVYTIVYFYWKKIPVDTYFSVGILFLIVGFGIFILYNFGLIPLTFFTQNSSKLGTGLEVIFLSLSMANLIRNLKNEKNELNRLALARSEEMNDLKSYFLSNISHELRTPLNAIMNLTDAISNKTENKKIKKKCVVIKDSSHSLLSSVNDILDFSKIEKGELRLEEVVFNPVTILKSLKNNVEKNAKSKGLEFQFSKSDAIPESIIGDPSRFAQVVNNVLNNAVKFTFKGIVKFDVDCVIKPNDRVSLILKVSDTGIGISKDKMDSIFDSFSQHNIDNKRKFGGLGLGLYVVKTLVDMQKGTVLMDSKLDIGTTCTITIDFDSVPQQENLIVVAEPNVYDLEGKSILVVEDNPMNQMVIKMITKKWLNTTLTYANNGQEGLDALKANQFDIVLMDLQMPVMDGYEATIAIRKGEAGEQNRTIPIIAVTADVMESTKSTVLEIGMNHYLSKPIQNEILYEVVKKWVVKA, from the coding sequence ATGGCTTTTAAAACGTTGTTTTTTCTCCTTTTTTTTGCAACGAGTTATTCGCAATATATTTTTAAAGATACAATCGAACGGGATGAAATTTCATTACATCCCTACACAACTATTGCCGATGTTGGTCAGCAAAAATTAGCAATAGATTTTGTGAAAAATAATTTCAACACTCTGCATTCAGTTGCGTTGAAAACCGAAAATGATGATTTGGGATTCACACAAAATAATTTTTGGACACAAACTCAACTTGAAAATCAAACCAATAAACAGCTGATTTACTATTTAGAAACGGCTCGTCCAATGACAGATGTGGTCGAACTTTATGAGCTAAATAACCATAATATTGTTCTCAAAAAGCAAGTCAGCGGTGATAACATTCCTTATTCTGAACGAAGTTTTGATAATCGAAAAACCATTTTCAAAATTGAAATAGCACCAAAATCCAAGTTGAAATTATTTTTACATCTCAAAAGCGACGGAGAAGTGGTCAAAATCCCTTTAAAATTGTATTCTGCTGATAGTTTTATTAAACAGTCATCAAAAGAACAATTAATCTTCGGTTTGTTTTACGGAATTTTGATAGTCGCCGCTATTATTTATTTTTTCTTCTATTTTGCTCTGAACGAAAAAATATTTCTGTACTATAGCTTGTATGTAGTTTTTGTAGGTTTGTTGCAATTCGCTTTAGATGGTTTTTTCTTTCAGTTTTTAGCTCCTGATGCTGGCTGGTTTTCCAATCATGCGGTGTTGTTAATTGCTATAATTGCTGTTTTCTTAACGGGTAAATACAGTGAGGAATATTTGCGAATAAAAGAATACAACAAGAAGATTTACTCTGTTATTAAGGGAGCTTACTTTTTATTGTTTTTACTGTTATTGATTGCTATTTTTATGCCTAGGGCATTGTTGTTTTCTTATGTTTTGGTAAATGTGTTTAGTTTACTTTTCTTAATTCTAATTGTTTATACGATAGTTTATTTTTATTGGAAAAAAATACCTGTTGATACTTATTTTTCTGTAGGTATTTTGTTTTTAATTGTTGGTTTTGGTATTTTTATTTTGTACAATTTTGGTTTGATTCCGCTAACTTTTTTTACACAAAATAGTTCGAAATTAGGAACTGGTTTAGAAGTTATTTTTCTGTCGCTATCGATGGCAAACTTGATTCGAAATCTCAAAAATGAAAAAAACGAACTCAATCGTTTGGCTTTAGCTCGTTCCGAAGAAATGAATGATTTGAAATCCTATTTTTTATCCAATATCAGTCACGAATTGCGAACTCCTTTGAACGCTATTATGAATTTGACAGATGCTATTTCAAACAAAACAGAGAATAAAAAAATCAAGAAAAAATGTGTTGTCATCAAAGATTCATCACACAGTTTGTTGAGTTCTGTCAATGATATTCTTGATTTTTCTAAAATTGAAAAAGGCGAATTGCGATTGGAAGAAGTTGTTTTCAATCCTGTTACAATTCTTAAAAGTCTGAAAAATAATGTAGAAAAGAATGCCAAAAGCAAAGGATTGGAATTTCAATTTTCAAAATCCGATGCTATTCCTGAATCCATAATTGGAGATCCATCTCGATTTGCTCAAGTGGTTAATAATGTGTTGAATAATGCGGTGAAATTTACTTTTAAAGGCATAGTCAAATTTGATGTGGATTGTGTCATAAAACCCAATGATAGAGTGAGTTTGATACTGAAAGTTTCAGATACAGGAATTGGTATTTCCAAAGACAAAATGGATAGTATTTTCGATTCTTTTTCCCAACATAATATTGATAACAAACGCAAATTTGGTGGACTCGGACTCGGACTTTACGTTGTTAAAACTTTAGTAGATATGCAAAAAGGAACTGTCTTAATGGATAGTAAACTTGACATAGGAACTACTTGTACTATTACCATCGACTTTGATAGTGTACCGCAACAAGAAAATTTGATAGTGGTTGCCGAACCTAACGTTTATGATTTGGAAGGAAAATCGATTTTGGTAGTCGAGGACAATCCAATGAATCAAATGGTTATAAAAATGATTACCAAAAAATGGCTTAACACCACGCTAACTTATGCTAATAATGGACAAGAAGGTTTGGATGCGCTTAAAGCGAATCAATTTGACATCGTTTTGATGGATCTTCAAATGCCAGTTATGGATGGTTACGAAGCTACAATTGCTATCAGAAAAGGGGAAGCAGGCGAGCAAAACCGAACCATTCCAATAATTGCCGTAACTGCCGATGTGATGGAAAGCACTAAATCGACTGTCCTAGAAATTGGTATGAATCATTATTTATCTAAACCTATTCAAAACGAAATTTTATATGAAGTAGTGAAAAAGTGGGTTGTCAAAGCATAA
- a CDS encoding DUF4252 domain-containing protein — protein sequence MKKFIVYLTFILVSNAIFAQTSLDKYDGQEGVTSVVVNKKMFQMMASVKIDAKDKETQQYLNLIRKLDNLKVFTTTNSKIAADMKVSADAYMKTAGLEEMSRLNDGGRKVKIGVKSGATEGQIKELLMLGEDANRGNETTLLSLTGDFTLEEIMILMKKMKISGGDVLNQTSK from the coding sequence ATGAAAAAATTTATAGTATATCTGACTTTTATTCTTGTTTCCAATGCCATTTTTGCGCAAACTTCTCTGGATAAGTATGATGGACAGGAAGGAGTAACTTCAGTTGTGGTGAACAAAAAAATGTTCCAAATGATGGCAAGTGTAAAAATCGATGCCAAAGACAAGGAAACCCAACAATATTTGAATTTGATTCGAAAGTTGGACAACCTGAAAGTATTTACTACCACTAATTCTAAAATTGCTGCCGATATGAAAGTATCTGCTGATGCTTATATGAAAACAGCTGGTTTAGAAGAAATGTCTCGACTAAATGATGGTGGAAGAAAAGTGAAGATTGGAGTAAAATCAGGTGCAACCGAAGGTCAAATCAAAGAACTTTTGATGCTAGGAGAAGATGCGAATCGAGGCAATGAAACCACCTTGTTGTCGCTCACAGGAGATTTTACTTTAGAAGAAATTATGATTCTTATGAAAAAAATGAAAATTTCAGGAGGTGATGTTTTGAATCAAACTTCTAAATAA
- a CDS encoding S41 family peptidase translates to MKTNFKPIILFLLTLFAFQSCQDDDDVAAPVNLEVNDFIWKGLNLYYLWQADVPNLSDTKFKNQTELNSFLSGYSKPESLFESLLYKPESLFPGQAVDRFSWIVDDYLELEGALQGTTNSNGVEFSLNLKAAGSQEVIGWVRYIVPNSNAATKNIKRGDIFYAVDGKTLTLSNYQSLLFGSNNDYTLNLADLNGGAFTPNGKSVALTKTVLNENPILINKVIVSGSHKIGYLMYNGFYSDYDNQLNTAFGELQSQGITDLVLDLRYNSGGSIQTATRLASMITGNFKGQIFAKDQFNAKVQQYFEANDPESLKNLFTDKIGTTPINHVNMTKIYVLTSASTASASELVINGLKPHITVVQIGDVTTGKNVGSVTLYDSPTFGKEDRNPNHRYAMQPLVLKIVNSEGFGDYQNGLQPNFALKETITNLDVLGSTSEPLLKLAIAKITGTGKLKPEKPGIQFDYIIDSKSANGLQNQMYLNKAPEGLLKALE, encoded by the coding sequence ATGAAAACAAATTTCAAGCCAATAATTTTATTTCTTTTAACTCTTTTTGCTTTTCAAAGTTGTCAAGACGATGATGATGTGGCAGCACCTGTAAACCTTGAAGTAAATGACTTTATTTGGAAAGGCTTGAATCTTTACTATTTATGGCAAGCCGATGTTCCTAATTTATCGGATACCAAATTTAAGAATCAAACGGAACTCAACTCTTTTTTATCTGGTTATTCAAAACCAGAAAGTTTATTTGAAAGTTTACTTTACAAACCAGAAAGTCTTTTCCCTGGTCAAGCCGTGGACAGATTCAGTTGGATTGTAGATGATTATTTAGAACTCGAAGGTGCGCTTCAAGGAACTACCAATAGCAATGGAGTAGAATTTAGTTTAAATTTGAAAGCAGCTGGTTCGCAAGAAGTAATAGGTTGGGTTCGTTATATTGTACCCAATTCAAATGCCGCTACTAAAAACATAAAGCGTGGCGATATTTTTTATGCAGTTGATGGAAAAACTTTAACATTGAGTAATTATCAATCCTTATTGTTTGGTTCAAATAATGATTATACACTAAATCTAGCCGACTTAAATGGTGGTGCTTTTACACCAAACGGAAAATCGGTAGCTTTGACCAAAACGGTTTTGAACGAAAACCCTATTTTAATAAATAAAGTAATTGTTTCTGGATCACACAAAATCGGATACTTAATGTATAATGGATTTTATTCTGATTATGACAACCAATTAAATACTGCTTTTGGCGAACTTCAATCACAAGGAATTACGGATTTGGTTCTCGACTTGCGTTACAACAGTGGTGGCTCGATTCAAACGGCAACAAGACTCGCCAGTATGATAACAGGAAATTTTAAGGGGCAAATATTTGCCAAGGATCAATTTAACGCCAAAGTACAGCAGTATTTTGAAGCCAATGACCCTGAATCCTTGAAAAATTTATTTACAGATAAAATAGGAACAACTCCTATTAATCATGTAAATATGACCAAAATTTATGTTTTGACATCAGCAAGCACTGCATCGGCAAGTGAACTGGTTATTAATGGACTAAAACCTCATATTACTGTAGTTCAGATTGGGGATGTAACCACTGGAAAAAATGTGGGTTCAGTAACATTATATGATTCTCCAACGTTTGGCAAAGAAGATAGAAACCCAAACCATCGTTATGCCATGCAACCTTTGGTTTTGAAAATTGTAAACTCCGAAGGTTTTGGAGATTATCAAAATGGACTGCAACCTAATTTTGCTTTAAAAGAAACGATTACTAATCTTGATGTTCTTGGTAGCACTTCAGAGCCTTTATTAAAATTAGCCATTGCAAAAATCACAGGTACTGGTAAACTAAAACCAGAAAAACCTGGTATTCAATTTGATTATATAATAGATTCCAAATCAGCAAATGGTTTGCAAAACCAAATGTACCTCAACAAAGCACCCGAGGGTTTATTGAAAGCATTGGAATAA